In Rathayibacter sp. VKM Ac-2762, one DNA window encodes the following:
- a CDS encoding DUF2075 domain-containing protein: MTPSDIERIVFDGPSVKVWAMTDDRRSNWPVVYVLDESKRRARRLPRVYVGETRSAASRLRQHLGSIDKVDLQTARVIVDPRFNKSVCLDLESFLIKLLFAEGRFAVLNRNEGIVDSDYYDRAAYQDRFAEIFEQLRLEGLFTRSIAEIENSDLFKLSPFKTLTSEQAAAVVGIVDALVEDLGKQTQSTSIVQGEPGTGKTIVAVYLLKLLADVRLFAERIDRAEEAPGEDRLDDLVEGDSVFSDFFFADTRELLRGLRVGIVVPQQSLRSSIKKVFAKTTGLDEKMVLTPFQVGEDPGRWDLLVVDESHRLNQRANQPSGSLNKKFTDITTALFGSDDHARTQLDWIRAKSDHQILLLDAAQSVRPADLPRPAIDALIRSAQEDGRLHRLTSQMRVRAGTDYVGWVRAVLDPTAADLPRRPDLGEYDLRFYDDFGALRRDLRQREEETGLARLVAGYAWRWTSRKDPSAADIEIQGERLRWNSTQVDWIASPGSADEMGSIHTVQGYDLNYAGVVIGPDLRWDSEKGRLRVSRSDYHDKKGKENNPGRMGRDYTDDELLQYIVNIYAVLLTRGMLGTYVYVCDDALRERLRTAFGRPLTAF; this comes from the coding sequence ATGACGCCCTCTGACATCGAGCGGATCGTCTTCGACGGGCCGTCCGTCAAGGTCTGGGCGATGACGGACGACCGCCGCTCGAACTGGCCGGTCGTCTACGTCCTGGACGAGAGCAAGCGCCGCGCGAGGCGTCTTCCGCGGGTCTACGTCGGAGAGACGAGGAGCGCGGCGAGCCGGCTGCGGCAGCACCTGGGCTCGATCGACAAGGTAGATCTCCAGACGGCGCGCGTGATCGTCGATCCGAGGTTCAACAAGTCGGTCTGCCTCGATCTCGAGTCCTTCCTGATCAAGCTGCTCTTCGCGGAAGGTCGATTCGCCGTCCTCAATCGCAATGAGGGGATCGTCGACTCCGACTACTACGACCGGGCGGCCTACCAGGACCGTTTCGCCGAGATCTTCGAGCAGCTGCGCCTGGAAGGCCTGTTCACGCGGAGCATCGCCGAGATCGAGAACAGCGACCTGTTCAAACTTTCACCCTTCAAGACGCTCACCTCCGAGCAGGCGGCGGCGGTCGTCGGAATCGTCGACGCGCTCGTCGAGGACCTCGGGAAGCAGACGCAGTCCACGTCGATCGTTCAGGGAGAGCCGGGGACGGGCAAGACGATCGTCGCCGTCTACCTCCTCAAGCTCCTCGCGGACGTCCGGCTGTTCGCGGAGAGGATCGACAGAGCCGAGGAGGCTCCCGGCGAGGACCGGCTGGACGACCTCGTCGAGGGCGACTCCGTCTTCTCGGACTTCTTCTTCGCCGACACCCGCGAACTGCTGCGCGGGCTGCGGGTCGGGATCGTCGTGCCGCAGCAGTCTTTGCGCTCCTCGATCAAGAAGGTCTTCGCCAAGACCACAGGGCTCGACGAGAAGATGGTGCTCACTCCCTTCCAGGTCGGTGAGGACCCGGGACGCTGGGACCTCCTCGTCGTCGACGAGTCGCACCGCCTCAATCAGCGGGCCAACCAGCCGTCGGGCTCCCTCAACAAGAAGTTCACGGACATCACCACTGCGCTGTTCGGCTCCGACGATCACGCCCGGACTCAGCTCGACTGGATCCGCGCGAAGAGCGATCACCAGATCCTCCTTCTCGACGCGGCGCAGTCGGTCCGACCGGCAGACCTTCCGCGGCCCGCGATCGACGCGTTGATCCGATCCGCTCAGGAGGACGGCCGCCTGCACCGTCTGACCTCGCAGATGCGAGTGCGCGCCGGAACGGACTACGTCGGCTGGGTGCGCGCCGTCCTCGATCCGACGGCAGCAGACCTCCCCCGGCGACCGGACCTCGGCGAGTACGACCTCCGCTTCTACGACGACTTCGGAGCCCTGCGGCGCGACCTGCGGCAGCGGGAGGAGGAGACCGGTCTGGCGCGGCTGGTCGCCGGCTACGCGTGGCGCTGGACGTCGCGGAAGGATCCGTCAGCCGCCGACATCGAGATCCAGGGAGAGCGGCTCCGCTGGAACAGCACGCAGGTCGACTGGATCGCGTCGCCCGGCTCCGCCGATGAGATGGGCTCGATCCACACCGTGCAGGGGTACGACCTGAACTACGCGGGCGTGGTCATCGGCCCGGACCTGAGGTGGGACAGCGAGAAGGGCCGGCTGAGGGTCTCCCGCTCGGATTACCACGATAAGAAGGGCAAGGAGAACAACCCGGGACGGATGGGCCGCGACTACACCGACGACGAGCTCCTGCAGTACATCGTCAACATCTACGCGGTGCTGCTGACCCGCGGGATGCTCGGCACGTACGTGTACGTCTGCGACGACGCCCTCCGGGAAAGACTCCGGACGGCCTTCGGCCGACCGCTCACGGCCTTCTGA
- a CDS encoding ABC transporter permease, translating into MTAVTGAPARHDTAAGRLGSIVRLHFANPATILYTPLIITAVILSGNLVVWWLILRGLDSGERLEAQEGMTYSGASFFLFVYMMVVAVQSVNVTFGLALGYGATRRDFSLGTALTFVALSVFYTGVFVVLGIVERATDGWGFGGSFFRSIYFGGDSVGEQAVAVLCALLFFFFIGAATAAVYVRWRQRGMLLFFGILGALLLAVITLLTLTENWPAVGSFFGSVGYAGGYALSLIPTAIAGVAGWAILRRATPRSS; encoded by the coding sequence ATGACCGCCGTCACCGGCGCCCCCGCGCGCCACGACACCGCCGCCGGCCGCCTCGGCAGCATCGTCCGCCTGCACTTCGCGAACCCCGCCACCATCCTCTACACGCCGCTGATCATCACGGCCGTCATCCTGTCGGGCAACCTGGTCGTCTGGTGGCTGATCCTCCGCGGGCTCGACTCCGGCGAGCGCCTCGAGGCGCAGGAGGGGATGACCTACTCCGGTGCGTCCTTCTTCCTCTTCGTCTACATGATGGTCGTGGCCGTCCAGTCGGTGAACGTCACCTTCGGCCTCGCCCTCGGCTACGGCGCCACCCGCCGCGACTTCTCCCTCGGTACGGCCCTCACCTTCGTCGCCCTCTCGGTCTTCTACACCGGCGTCTTCGTGGTCCTCGGGATCGTGGAGCGGGCGACCGACGGCTGGGGCTTCGGCGGCAGCTTCTTCCGCTCGATCTACTTCGGCGGGGACTCCGTGGGCGAGCAGGCCGTCGCGGTGCTCTGCGCCCTGCTCTTCTTCTTCTTCATCGGAGCGGCGACGGCGGCGGTCTACGTGCGCTGGCGCCAGCGCGGGATGCTCCTCTTCTTCGGGATCCTCGGCGCCCTCCTGCTGGCCGTGATCACCCTCCTCACGCTCACCGAGAACTGGCCCGCCGTCGGCTCCTTCTTCGGCAGCGTCGGATACGCGGGCGGCTACGCCCTCTCGCTCATCCCGACCGCGATCGCCGGAGTCGCGGGCTGGGCGATCCTCCGCCGCGCCACCCCGCGCAGCAGCTGA
- a CDS encoding ABC transporter ATP-binding protein: MSAVIEVHDLTKHYGRMRAVDGIGFALEENRIHGLLGRNGAGKTTLMSLLTGQEFASSGEIRVFGQSPVENAAVLSRTCFIKESQKYPDDFKVKHVLRSAPWFFDGWDEAFARELVEDFRLPVDRKIKKLSRGQLSAIGVIVGLASRAPLTFFDEPYLGLDAVARQLFYDRLLQDFAEHPRTVVLSTHLIDEVSSLLEHVLVIDQGRLVVDSDAEELRGAAATVIGPRQAVESFTAGREVIARSALGSRASATLPRLDDAGRASAARHGLELESVPLQQLVVQLTTGKASE; this comes from the coding sequence ATGAGCGCGGTCATCGAGGTCCACGACCTCACCAAGCACTACGGACGCATGCGCGCCGTCGACGGCATCGGCTTCGCGCTGGAGGAGAACCGCATCCACGGCCTCCTCGGCCGCAACGGCGCGGGCAAGACGACGCTGATGTCGCTGCTCACCGGCCAGGAGTTCGCCAGCTCGGGCGAGATCCGCGTCTTCGGGCAGTCGCCGGTGGAGAACGCCGCCGTCCTCTCCCGCACCTGCTTCATCAAGGAGAGCCAGAAGTACCCGGACGACTTCAAGGTGAAGCACGTCCTGCGCAGCGCTCCCTGGTTCTTCGACGGCTGGGACGAGGCGTTCGCCCGCGAGCTCGTCGAGGACTTCCGCCTCCCGGTCGACCGCAAGATCAAGAAGCTCTCCCGCGGACAGCTCTCGGCGATCGGAGTGATCGTCGGTCTCGCCTCCCGCGCCCCGCTCACGTTCTTCGACGAGCCGTACCTGGGGCTGGACGCCGTCGCCCGGCAGCTGTTCTACGACCGCCTCCTCCAGGACTTCGCCGAGCACCCGCGCACGGTCGTCCTCTCCACCCACCTCATCGACGAGGTCAGCAGTCTGCTCGAGCACGTCCTCGTCATCGATCAGGGCCGCCTCGTCGTCGACAGTGACGCGGAGGAGCTGCGGGGTGCTGCGGCAACGGTCATCGGACCCCGGCAGGCCGTCGAGTCGTTCACCGCCGGACGCGAGGTCATCGCCCGCTCCGCTCTCGGCAGCCGCGCCTCGGCCACGCTCCCCCGGCTCGACGACGCGGGCCGCGCCTCCGCCGCCCGCCACGGGCTCGAGCTCGAGTCCGTCCCCCTCCAGCAGCTCGTCGTCCAGCTCACCACCGGGAAGGCCTCGGAATGA
- a CDS encoding nucleotide pyrophosphohydrolase produces MTTRELRDELAAFVAEREWAQFHSEENLAKSIAIEAGELLECFQWGPDADRDAVRSELADVLTYCLLLADRIGADPEDLVRSKLVRTREKYPVDRARGSSARYDAL; encoded by the coding sequence ATGACCACACGTGAGTTGCGCGACGAGCTCGCCGCGTTCGTCGCCGAGCGGGAGTGGGCGCAGTTCCACTCGGAGGAGAACCTGGCGAAGAGCATCGCCATCGAGGCGGGGGAACTGCTCGAATGCTTCCAGTGGGGCCCCGACGCCGACCGGGATGCCGTCCGATCCGAGCTGGCGGACGTCCTCACCTATTGCCTGCTGCTCGCGGACAGGATCGGCGCCGACCCCGAGGACCTGGTGCGGTCGAAGCTCGTGCGGACGCGCGAGAAGTACCCGGTGGACAGGGCTCGGGGAAGCAGCGCCCGGTATGACGCCCTCTGA
- a CDS encoding PLD nuclease N-terminal domain-containing protein produces the protein MGFVFSLVIIVLTVLALVDVVRQPDNVIKNLPKIVWILLIFFLPLIGVSLWFLLGHDWKRGDGGSFVPGGRVPRRRKQAPPPMVVRPAPKSTEEQLADLEREEAHYARLAEEQRRRREGERPLDA, from the coding sequence ATGGGGTTCGTCTTCTCGCTGGTGATCATCGTCCTGACCGTGCTCGCGCTGGTCGACGTCGTGCGGCAGCCGGACAACGTCATCAAGAACCTGCCCAAGATCGTGTGGATCCTGCTGATCTTCTTCCTCCCGCTCATCGGCGTCTCGCTGTGGTTCCTGCTCGGGCACGACTGGAAGCGCGGCGACGGCGGATCCTTCGTGCCGGGCGGCCGAGTGCCCCGCCGCCGGAAGCAGGCGCCGCCGCCGATGGTGGTGCGGCCCGCTCCGAAGAGCACCGAGGAGCAGCTCGCCGACCTCGAGCGCGAGGAGGCGCACTACGCGCGGCTCGCCGAGGAGCAGCGTCGCCGCCGCGAGGGTGAGCGGCCGCTCGACGCGTGA
- a CDS encoding GntR family transcriptional regulator, producing MDDSRPLFLQIAEQIENDIIDGALPEESQVPSTNEFAAFHRINPATAGKGVNLLVDDGVLYKKRGIGMFVAEGARDRLVEKRRTQFRDQFVAPLLAEAAKLGLSTEQLADMITEGGSR from the coding sequence GTGGACGACTCCCGCCCGCTCTTCCTGCAGATCGCCGAGCAGATCGAGAACGACATCATCGACGGCGCGCTGCCGGAGGAGTCGCAGGTCCCGTCGACCAACGAGTTCGCCGCGTTCCACCGCATCAACCCGGCCACCGCCGGCAAGGGCGTGAACCTGCTCGTCGACGACGGGGTGCTCTACAAGAAGAGGGGGATCGGCATGTTCGTCGCCGAGGGGGCGCGCGACCGGCTGGTCGAGAAGCGCCGCACGCAGTTCCGCGACCAGTTCGTCGCTCCGCTGCTCGCCGAGGCCGCCAAGCTCGGCCTCAGCACCGAGCAGCTCGCCGACATGATCACAGAAGGGGGATCGCGATGA
- a CDS encoding GDSL-type esterase/lipase family protein, protein MSLSLSRPPTPSRRVRALAVGAALALAAALLPAQAAAAATPATLSVLSLGDSITQAYGTCGSFADCPRNNWSTGTSSSVNSFASRLRTALPGTTVTTANFATTGDVVAQVPSRIDAAVAARVRPDVVTLLIGGNDLCSPDNRVASDGYTMTPASTFRTGASVAITKIRTTWPSARIVLSSMPNVASEWSVVKTGVGALVWAGGDLCRTTRGVSSTGRRLSSTAAAASAAAAKTRTTQYNTALQTACSAAGQLCDWDGGALTATPVTKGLIGTTDYFHPSVAGQAKIASIQWAASNFSK, encoded by the coding sequence ATGAGCCTCTCCCTCTCCCGCCCGCCGACCCCGAGCCGCCGCGTCCGCGCCCTCGCCGTCGGAGCCGCGCTCGCCCTCGCCGCCGCGCTGCTCCCGGCGCAGGCCGCCGCCGCCGCCACTCCCGCCACCCTCTCGGTGCTGAGCCTCGGCGACTCCATCACCCAGGCCTACGGGACCTGCGGCTCCTTCGCGGACTGCCCCCGCAACAACTGGTCCACCGGCACCAGCTCCTCCGTGAACTCCTTCGCCTCCCGCTTGCGGACCGCGCTCCCCGGCACCACCGTCACGACCGCGAACTTCGCCACCACCGGCGACGTCGTCGCGCAGGTCCCCTCGCGGATCGACGCCGCGGTCGCCGCTCGCGTGCGGCCGGACGTCGTCACCCTGCTCATCGGCGGCAACGACCTCTGCTCTCCCGACAACCGCGTCGCCTCCGACGGCTACACGATGACGCCGGCGAGCACGTTCCGCACCGGAGCCTCCGTCGCGATCACGAAGATCCGCACCACGTGGCCCTCCGCCCGCATCGTCCTCTCGTCGATGCCGAACGTGGCCTCCGAGTGGTCGGTCGTGAAGACCGGAGTCGGCGCGCTCGTCTGGGCGGGCGGCGACCTCTGCCGGACCACGCGCGGCGTCAGCTCCACCGGCCGCAGGCTCAGCAGCACCGCCGCGGCCGCCTCCGCCGCTGCCGCGAAGACGCGGACGACGCAGTACAACACCGCGCTGCAGACGGCGTGCAGCGCCGCCGGTCAGCTCTGCGACTGGGACGGCGGAGCGCTCACCGCGACCCCCGTCACCAAGGGCCTGATCGGGACCACCGACTACTTCCACCCGAGCGTCGCGGGTCAGGCGAAGATCGCCTCGATCCAGTGGGCGGCGTCGAACTTCTCGAAGTAG
- a CDS encoding phosphoketolase family protein, with protein sequence MADSPAPSLLPVPEHSWIARPADAELTQDTLDTVDAWWRAANYLAVGQIYLLANPLLKTPLSREDIKPRLLGHWGTTPGLNLIYAHLNRAIRERRQPTLYITGPGHGGPGMVANAYLDGTYSEIYSHIDESEEGLRRLFRQFSFPGGIPSHAAPETPGSIHEGGELGYALSHAYGAAFDNPDLLVAAVVGDGEAETGPLATSWHSNKFVNPLTDGVVLPILHLNGWKIANPTVLARIPQEELDSLLRGYGHEPFLVEGGFDGEDPMRVHERFADVLDTVLDRIAAIKERAAAGDLSRPAWPMIVLKTPKGWTCPTEIDGVQVEGTYRSHQVPLPNARDTEAHTRLLEDWLRSYRPEELFTEEGGVVDRVRSLAPEGELRMSATPHANGGLLRQTLDLPDFRRYEVVVEQPGGTVAEATKVLGEWLADVIRANPTNFRLFGPDEVASNRLQSVYAATDKQWDAELSPLDDHLARAGRVMEVLSEHQCQGWLEGYLLTGRHGLFTCYEAFIHIIDSMFNQHAKWLDGTRDIEWRRPIASLNYLLSSHVWRQDHNGFSHQDPGFIDHVVNKKPEVVRVYLPFDANTLLSTYDHCLRSVDYVNVVVAGKQPSPQWLTMAEAVAHCTRGLGILEWASSERQGESPDVVLACAGDVPTLETLAAVSILREKLPDLAIRTVNVVDLMRLMSESEHPHGLSDREFDAVFTPDRPIVFAYHGYPWLIHRLTYKRTGHGNLHVRGYKENGTTTTPFDMVMLNDLDRYSLVIDVIDRTPGLGARAAGLRQEMQDARIRARAYTREHGEDIPEVANWTWAGERPGNASANTGNDNE encoded by the coding sequence ATGGCCGACTCCCCCGCTCCGTCCCTCCTGCCCGTCCCCGAGCACAGCTGGATCGCCCGACCCGCCGACGCCGAGCTGACGCAGGACACTCTCGACACCGTCGACGCCTGGTGGCGCGCCGCGAACTACCTCGCGGTCGGGCAGATCTACCTGCTCGCGAACCCGCTCCTGAAGACCCCGCTGAGCCGGGAGGACATCAAGCCCCGTCTGCTCGGCCACTGGGGCACCACCCCCGGCCTCAACCTGATCTACGCGCACCTGAACCGCGCGATCCGCGAGCGCCGCCAGCCGACCCTCTACATCACCGGTCCCGGCCACGGCGGACCGGGCATGGTCGCCAACGCCTACCTCGACGGCACCTACAGCGAGATCTACTCCCACATCGACGAGTCGGAGGAGGGGCTGCGCCGCCTCTTCCGCCAGTTCAGCTTCCCCGGGGGCATCCCCAGCCACGCCGCCCCCGAGACTCCGGGCAGCATCCACGAGGGCGGAGAGCTCGGGTACGCGCTGAGCCACGCGTACGGAGCGGCCTTCGACAACCCGGACCTCCTGGTCGCGGCGGTCGTCGGCGACGGCGAGGCCGAGACCGGCCCGCTCGCCACCAGCTGGCACTCCAACAAGTTCGTGAACCCGCTCACCGACGGCGTCGTCCTGCCGATCCTGCACCTCAACGGCTGGAAGATCGCGAACCCGACCGTCCTCGCCCGGATCCCGCAGGAGGAGCTCGACAGCCTCCTCCGCGGGTACGGCCACGAGCCGTTCCTCGTCGAGGGCGGCTTCGACGGCGAGGACCCGATGCGCGTGCACGAGCGGTTCGCCGACGTCCTGGACACGGTGCTCGACCGCATCGCGGCGATCAAGGAGCGCGCCGCCGCCGGCGACCTCTCACGCCCGGCCTGGCCGATGATCGTGCTGAAGACCCCGAAGGGCTGGACCTGCCCGACCGAGATCGACGGCGTCCAGGTGGAGGGCACCTACCGCTCGCACCAGGTCCCGCTGCCCAACGCCCGCGACACCGAGGCGCACACCCGCCTCCTCGAGGACTGGCTCCGCTCCTACCGGCCCGAGGAGCTCTTCACCGAGGAGGGCGGCGTGGTCGACCGCGTCCGCTCGCTGGCCCCCGAGGGCGAGCTGCGGATGAGCGCGACCCCGCACGCGAACGGCGGGCTGCTGCGGCAGACCCTCGACCTGCCCGACTTCCGCCGCTACGAGGTCGTCGTGGAGCAGCCGGGTGGCACCGTCGCGGAGGCGACGAAGGTGCTCGGCGAATGGCTCGCCGACGTCATCCGCGCCAACCCGACCAACTTCCGCCTCTTCGGGCCGGACGAGGTCGCGAGCAACCGGCTGCAGTCCGTCTACGCCGCCACCGACAAGCAGTGGGACGCCGAGCTCAGCCCCCTCGACGACCACCTGGCCCGCGCCGGGCGGGTCATGGAGGTGCTCTCGGAGCACCAGTGCCAGGGCTGGCTGGAGGGCTACCTGCTCACCGGCCGCCACGGGCTCTTCACCTGCTACGAGGCGTTCATCCACATCATCGACTCGATGTTCAACCAGCACGCGAAGTGGCTGGACGGCACCCGCGACATCGAGTGGCGCCGCCCGATCGCGAGCCTCAACTACCTGCTCTCGAGCCACGTCTGGCGCCAGGACCACAACGGCTTCAGCCACCAGGACCCCGGCTTCATCGACCACGTCGTCAACAAGAAGCCCGAGGTCGTGCGCGTCTACCTGCCCTTCGACGCGAACACGCTCCTCTCGACCTACGACCACTGCCTCCGGAGCGTCGACTACGTCAACGTGGTCGTCGCCGGGAAGCAGCCCTCGCCCCAGTGGCTCACGATGGCGGAGGCGGTCGCCCACTGCACGCGCGGACTCGGCATCCTGGAGTGGGCGAGCAGCGAGCGGCAGGGCGAGTCCCCGGACGTCGTGCTCGCCTGCGCGGGCGACGTGCCGACCCTCGAGACCCTCGCGGCGGTGAGCATCCTCCGCGAGAAGCTGCCGGACCTCGCGATCCGCACGGTCAACGTGGTCGATCTGATGCGCCTGATGTCGGAGTCGGAGCACCCGCACGGCCTCTCCGACCGCGAGTTCGATGCGGTCTTCACCCCCGACCGCCCGATCGTGTTCGCGTACCACGGCTATCCGTGGCTCATCCACCGCCTGACCTACAAGCGGACCGGCCACGGCAACCTGCACGTGCGCGGGTACAAGGAGAACGGCACCACCACCACTCCGTTCGACATGGTGATGCTCAACGACCTCGACCGCTACTCGCTGGTGATCGACGTCATCGACCGGACCCCCGGCCTCGGCGCCCGCGCCGCCGGTCTCCGCCAGGAGATGCAGGACGCCCGCATCCGCGCCCGCGCCTATACCCGCGAGCACGGCGAGGACATCCCCGAGGTCGCGAACTGGACCTGGGCCGGCGAGCGCCCCGGCAACGCCAGCGCCAACACCGGCAACGACAACGAATGA